From Candidatus Peregrinibacteria bacterium, a single genomic window includes:
- the tig gene encoding trigger factor, whose product MKTKAKKLPKSQVLLTIELEEAEWKKYRDQATRKLSHEVKIDGFRAGHVPENILLEKFGEGPIIAETIDLAVPQAYMDAIREEKVQPIARPDVKITSEKPFVFEAIVAVYPEITIKPITKLKVEKEKIEVTEKEIDEMVKYFQEQIAERKEVDRAAKKGDIVITDFAGFDIDGVKLDGTESKQHPIEIGSGTMIPGFEDEILGLKKGDSKTFEITFPKKYHSEKFAGKKVKFEVHIHHVQEKILPEMSEAFVKNITGQEKPVEEFRKEIEESLKERKKTEEQKKHEEALLEAVVDVTNVDLPEILIHEEVDYLLDNVKFQVLQRGMTWEAHLMHLKKSEDEIRKELHSQAEKQVKARMGIQEFLERDGVKIDEKEIEEEVMKVFSRMSESDRAQKAEHFQKGARGWKEAENKLRITKWVDGKLAELIK is encoded by the coding sequence ATGAAAACGAAGGCCAAAAAACTTCCGAAATCTCAAGTTCTCCTCACGATTGAGCTCGAAGAAGCAGAATGGAAAAAATATCGAGATCAAGCCACTCGTAAGCTTTCTCATGAAGTAAAAATAGATGGATTTCGTGCTGGACACGTTCCCGAAAATATCCTTCTCGAAAAATTTGGAGAAGGACCGATTATTGCAGAAACGATTGATCTTGCCGTTCCACAAGCATATATGGACGCTATTCGAGAAGAAAAAGTTCAACCCATTGCTCGTCCGGATGTAAAAATTACTTCAGAAAAGCCATTTGTATTTGAAGCAATAGTTGCTGTTTACCCGGAAATTACAATCAAACCCATCACGAAATTAAAAGTGGAAAAAGAGAAAATCGAAGTGACAGAGAAGGAGATTGATGAGATGGTGAAATATTTTCAGGAACAAATTGCAGAACGAAAAGAAGTTGATCGTGCGGCAAAAAAAGGAGATATCGTCATTACTGATTTTGCCGGATTTGACATAGATGGCGTCAAACTTGATGGAACGGAAAGCAAACAGCATCCGATTGAAATCGGCTCAGGAACGATGATTCCCGGATTTGAAGATGAAATTCTTGGTCTCAAAAAAGGCGATTCAAAAACGTTTGAGATCACATTTCCCAAAAAATATCATTCGGAAAAATTCGCGGGAAAAAAGGTGAAATTTGAAGTTCATATTCATCACGTCCAGGAAAAAATTCTTCCGGAAATGAGTGAAGCTTTTGTCAAAAACATTACGGGACAGGAAAAGCCAGTGGAAGAATTTCGAAAGGAAATTGAAGAAAGCCTGAAAGAACGCAAAAAAACGGAAGAACAGAAAAAACACGAAGAAGCGCTCCTCGAGGCAGTGGTAGATGTTACGAACGTTGATCTTCCAGAAATTCTCATCCATGAAGAAGTTGATTACCTTCTTGATAACGTGAAATTCCAAGTTCTCCAGCGCGGAATGACGTGGGAAGCACATCTCATGCATCTTAAAAAATCTGAGGACGAAATTCGAAAAGAGCTTCATTCCCAAGCGGAGAAACAAGTGAAGGCTCGTATGGGAATTCAGGAATTCTTAGAACGTGATGGAGTGAAAATTGATGAAAAAGAAATTGAAGAAGAAGTCATGAAAGTTTTTTCTCGAATGAGCGAATCGGACAGAGCGCAAAAAGCAGAACATTTTCAAAAAGGAGCGAGAGGATGGAAAGAGGCGGAAAATAAACTGAGAATTACAAAGTGGGTGGATGGAAAGTTGGCGGAGCTCATCAAGTGA